A genomic segment from Methanoplanus limicola DSM 2279 encodes:
- a CDS encoding HEAT repeat domain-containing protein — MSYKVMEKRYNNYSPMPGSHSNTILHGRNPHAQSEDAIILLGEILNRYEENLRASGTLPAPPSGITDHLFNLINAMPVSDRVLISMALANFGNPLSTSLFINSLNHENSLVRYISAESLAKICDPESVEKLFTLYNDESVSVRLAAEKALIKML; from the coding sequence ATGTCATATAAGGTGATGGAGAAACGATACAATAATTATTCACCAATGCCTGGCAGTCATTCCAATACAATCCTTCACGGAAGAAATCCTCATGCACAAAGCGAAGATGCCATTATATTGCTCGGCGAAATTTTAAACCGCTACGAAGAGAATTTAAGGGCATCAGGTACACTGCCGGCCCCGCCATCCGGAATTACAGATCATTTGTTTAATCTGATTAATGCAATGCCGGTCAGTGACCGTGTACTCATCTCAATGGCATTGGCAAATTTTGGAAATCCATTATCGACATCTCTCTTCATAAATTCGTTAAATCATGAAAACAGCTTAGTCCGGTACATCTCTGCCGAAAGTCTGGCAAAGATCTGCGATCCAGAATCCGTTGAAAAACTCTTCACCCTTTACAATGATGAATCTGTGTCTGTACGTCTTGCGGCTGAAAAAGCCCTTATTAAGATGCTCTAA
- a CDS encoding YwbE family protein, whose translation MPFITGEYGNNKTGIRISANQRNISVLSKIMKRKNKEMTTITDARQRSNITPGILVKIVLKKDQRSGKLTDGKVSEILTNSSYHPHGIKVRLSDGQVGRVKEIS comes from the coding sequence ATGCCATTCATTACAGGAGAATATGGGAATAACAAAACCGGAATCAGGATTTCCGCAAACCAAAGAAATATTTCAGTTCTGTCCAAAATAATGAAGAGAAAAAACAAAGAGATGACTACCATTACAGATGCAAGACAGAGAAGCAATATCACTCCCGGAATTTTAGTTAAAATTGTACTGAAGAAAGACCAGAGAAGCGGGAAACTCACAGACGGAAAGGTAAGTGAAATACTGACAAACTCCTCATACCATCCGCACGGAATTAAGGTACGCCTCTCTGACGGACAGGTCGGAAGAGTAAAGGAAATATCATAA